From Echeneis naucrates chromosome 7, fEcheNa1.1, whole genome shotgun sequence, one genomic window encodes:
- the sarnp gene encoding SAP domain-containing ribonucleoprotein — MAEVIELQKLKLAELRQECEARGLETKGNKGELIARLQAYLEEHEEDVDVDDVLAEDTEDFTKVESANNVKTNKDPESTECETPTEKKVVKITPPSSASERLQKRAERFNLPASAESKKAIRAARFGLPTDASTPSPGLVANSKAAVNVDQLKKRAERFGMNVSSISQKMEEDEKLKKRKERFGILTSAGSGGGGDDNEAKKMKRAERFGKV, encoded by the exons atgGCCGAAGTTATAGAGCTGCAGAAGCTGAAG CTTGCTGAACTGAGGCAGGAATGTGAGGCCCGAGGTCTGGAGAccaaaggaaacaaaggagaGCTCATCGCCCGGCTGCAGGCCTACCTGGAGGAGCACG AGGAAGATGTGGATGTGGACGATGTGCTGGCAGAGGACACAGAG GACTTCACCAAAGTTGAGAGTGCCAACAACGTAAAAACCAACAAGGATCCTGAATCTACTGAGTGCGAGAC accTACTGAAAAGAAGGTGGTGAAAATAACTCCTCCTTCATCTGCCAGTGAA AGACTACAGAAGAGGGCGGAACGTTTCAACTTGCCTGCATCAGCTGAAAGCAAGAAGGCCATACGTGCAGCGAG GTTTGGTTTACCTACGGATGCTTCCACTCCTTCTCCAG GTCTCGTTGCGAATAGTAAAGCTGCT GTCAACGTTGATCAGCTGAAGAAGAGAGCGGAAAGATTTGGCATGAATGTTTCATCCATTTCACAAAAG atggaagaggatgaaaagctgaagaagaggaaggagaggttTGGGATTTTGACGAGTGCAGGCTCAGGCGGTGGTGGAGACGATAATGAG gcaaagaaaatgaagcGTGCTGAAAGATTTGGAAAAGTGTAA
- the ccnt1 gene encoding cyclin-T1 has protein sequence MIPVTHRNFKLSSFSVMAASFRSSLPASCNNKWYYTRQQIDNSPSRRAGLDPDKELSYRQQAANLLQDMGQRLNVSQLTINTAIVYMHRFYMVQSFTRFHRNVIAPAALFLAAKVEEQPRKLEHVIKVAHACLNPQEPSPDVRSDAYLQQAQDLVILESIILQTLAFEITIDHPHTHVVKCTQLVRASKDLAQTSYFMATNSLHLTTFCLQYSPPIVACVCIHLACKWSNWEIPVSTDGKHWWEYVDPTVTLELLDELTHEFLQILEKTPSRLKRIRNWKAGGQTPKAKPKVQEEGDQRDTMMSMISMASSESTVAGLMSLSAPPSVSSSSSMGDKERAASGSAQTWSGKSQTGSEQQQQPNHEVHAPAKVSLSEYRAKNADVLAAQKRKLENMEASVKREYANAAQALIGQQQRKEKQQQQQQHHQQSSTTSSDMSSPSPIILKIPLEKERHDRSSLKMRFPVAGGGGGSGHSSSSSSSTTTTTTRGQDQDIKVRIRVPEKQRGSSGEEGKSRDKHRERSNHHHHHHHHHHHSSSSGSASLSSSHKHSSSSSGVVGSNKKAPSDSSRTSSSSSSTSRKRTHAQDPTAGSHPASKVSKSSRNPYQLPSLSSSSGQTLGHGPDILPALGLPHHQGTYTHSKSDKTDTNGHGAAGGAQSNEYQDTFEMLNSLLSAQGVQPSQPSIFDYRSQYGDFRYSGGSRGNNPRPPPLPSEPPPPLPPLPK, from the exons ATGA TTCCTGTGACGCACAGAAATTTTAAACTCTCGTCCTTCTCAGTGATGGCGGCTTCGTTTCGTTCTTCTCTCCCCGCAAGCTGCAACAACAAATGGTACTACACCCGGCAACAGATCGACAACAGCCCGTCACGGCGAGCCGGACTTGACCCGGACAAGGAGCTGTCGTACCGGCAACAGGCGGCCAACCTGCTCCAGGACATGGGGCAGCGGCTCAACGT ATCCCAACTTACAATTAACACAGCTATTGTGTACATGCATCGCTTCTACATGGTCCAGTCGTTCACCAGATTTCATAGAAAT GTTATTGCCCCTGCAGCTCTCTTCCTGGCAGCAAAGGTTGAAGAGCAGCCCCGAAAGCTGGAACATGTTATCAAAGTGGCCCATGCATGCCTCAATCCTCAGGAGCCTTCACCAGATGTGCGCAGTGAT GCCTACCTGCAACAAGCCCAAGACCTGGTCATTCTTGAGAGCATAATACTCCAGACCTTGG cttttgaAATCACCATTGACCACCCACATACTCATGTTGTCAAATGCACCCAGCTTGTCAGAG CGAGCAAGGATTTGGCTCAAACATCATACTTCATGGCTACCAACAG TCTGCACTTGACCACGTTCTGCCTCCAGTATAGTCCACCGATTGTGGCCTGTGTGTGCATCCATCTGGCCTGCAAATGGTCCAACTGGGAGATCCCTGTGTCTACAGACGGCAAGCACTGGTGGGAGTACGTTGATCCAACAGTCACCCTGGAACTGCTGGATG AGCTCACACATGAGTTCCTGCAGATTTTGGAAAAAACACCCAGCCGGTTAAAACGGATTCGCAATTGGAAg GCTGGAGGTCAGACACCAAAGGCCAAGCCAAAGGTCCAGGAGGAAGGTGACCAGAGAGACACCATGATGAGTATGATCTCTATGGCTTCATCAGAGAGTACTGTCGCCGGGCTGATGAGCCTTTctgctcctccatctgtctcttcttcctcatccaTGGGCGATAAGGAGAGGGCTGCATCTGGCAGCGCTCAGACATGGAGTGGAAAAAGTCAGACTGGctccgagcagcagcagcagcccaacCACGAGGTCCACGCCCCGGCTAAAGTATCGCTGAGTGAGTACCGTGCCAAGAACGCAGATGTCTTGGCGGCTCaaaagaggaaactggagaacATGGAGGCCAGCGTGAAGAGGGAATACGCCAATGCTGCCCAGGCTCTCATTggtcagcagcagaggaaggagaaacaacagcagcagcagcagcatcaccagCAGTCCAGTACCACCTCGTCTGACATGTCCAGCCCTTCGCCCATTATTCTGAAAATCCccctggagaaagaaagacatgatAGAAGTTCCCTGAAAATGCGATTCCCCGTGGCGGGTGGCGGAGGAGGCAGCgggcacagcagcagcagcagcagcagcaccaccaccaccaccacccgaGGTCAGGATCAGGACATCAAAGTCAGAATACGAGTGCCTGAAAAGCAAAGGGGGAGTTCAGGAGAGGAGGGCAAGAGCAGGGACAAGCACAGAGAACGGTCtaatcaccaccaccatcatcaccatcaccaccaccactcctcctcctctggcagTGCCTCCCTTTCCTCCTCACATAAACATTCATCTAGCTCAAGTGGGGTAGTAGGAAGCAACAAAAAAGCCCCCAGTGACTCCTCCAGGACCAGCTCTTCGTCCTCGTCCACTTCACGAAAGAGGACACACGCCCAGGATCCCACGGCAGGCTCTCACCCTGCCTCAAAAGTCAGCAAGTCCTCGAGGAATCCCTACCAGCTACCGtccctgtcttcctcctctgggCAAACTCTGGGGCACGGTCCCGACATTCTTCCCGCCCTGGGCCTTCCCCACCACCAAGGGACCTACACACACTCCAAAAGTGACAAGACGGACACTAATGGACACGGTGCTGCAGGCGGGGCCCAGTCGAACGAGTACCAGGACACTTTTGAAATGCTGAACTCTCTTCTGAGCGCACAGGGAGTCCAGCCGTCGCAGCCGTCCATATTTGACTACAGATCTCAGTATGGGGACTTCCGGTACAGCGGTGGCTCCAGAGGGAACAACCCCAGACCCCCACCCCTGCCCTCAGAACCGCCTCCACCACTGCCACCACTACCCAAATGA
- the kansl2 gene encoding KAT8 regulatory NSL complex subunit 2, whose protein sequence is MNRIRIHVLPSSRNRVTQTPRPQEPQGCSFTQRACSQPRLEGLDFCIKHILEDKNAPYKQCSYVSAKNGKRCPNAAPKVERKDGVTFCAEHARRNAMALRAQMRKASSGPSPETLLSQLSGYNRAATHNLEGGCSEASRILDEDSLSEEEQGPLVLDQTWRGDPDSEADSVDSDHEDPLKHAGIYTAEEVALITREKLIRLQSLYIDQFKRLQHLLKEKKRRYLHNRKVEHETLGSSLLTGPEGLSMKERENLKKLKALRRYRRRYGVEALLHRQLRERRQAVTEGAPQPHSRAVYEKCISFVEGTRCMNPCLPMTRHCLSHIYQDSNQVLFKMCPGLKDVPCDRTVHMGQSDDPRCPLHLTLPPPMYQPEQEPPPQDQLTLSSKDMYLSAAELQPTESLPLEFSDDLDVEGDGMQGPPSPLQFDTALALEDQTIRAIAEAPMDILTGEDPDQVDLDASERDVDAIMDDQVGSEVMGGEEDAAGGQRCDS, encoded by the exons ATGAACAGGATACGAATTCACGTTTTGCCATCGAGTCGGAACAGAGTGACCCAGACGCCACGACCTCAGGAGCCTCAGGGCTGCTCCTTCACACAGAGAGCTTGCTCTCAGCCCCGTCTGGAAGGATTGGATTTCTGTATCAAACACATCCTTGAGGACAAGAATGCTCCATACAAGCAATGCAGCTATGTTTCTGCTAAGAATGGCAAGCGCTGCCCCAATGCTGCACCAAAAGTGGAGAGGAAAGATGG AGTTACGTTTTGTGCAGAGCATGCTCGCAGGAATGCCATGGCTCTCCGAGCTCAGATGAGAAAGGCATCTTCTGGTCCCTCCCCGGAAACACTGTTGTCTCAGCTTAGTGGTTACAACCGTGCAGCGACACACAACCTTGAGGGGGGCTGTTCTGAAGCAAGTCGTATTCTAG ATGAGGACAGTCTCAGTGAGGAAGAGCAGGGACCATTGGTACTTGACCAGACATGGAGAGGAGACCCTGACAGTGAAGCTGACAGTGTTGACAGTGATCATGAGGATCCTCTGAA ACATGCTGGAATATACACAGCAGAGGAGGTGGCTCTCATCACTCGAGAAAAACTCATCAGGCTTCAGTCCCTGTACATTGATCAGTTCAAGCGCCTGCAGCATctgctgaaggagaaaaagCGCAGATACCTGCACAACCGCAAAGTGGAGCATGAAACTCTGG GAAGCAGTCTGCTGACAGGTCCTGAAGGACTGTCCATGAAGGAAAGGGAAAACTTGAAGAAGCTCAAGGCTCTGCGCCGGTATCGTCGCCGGTACGGTGTGGAGGCCCTTTTACATCGACAgctgagggagaggaggcaAGCTGTGACGGAAGGAGCTCCTCAG CCACACTCAAGAGCAGTCTATGAGAAATGCATCTCCTTTGTGGAGGGAACCCGATGTATGAATCCCTGCCTGCCGATGACCAGGCACTGTCTCTCAC ACATCTACCAGGACAGCAATCAGGTGCTTTTCAAAATGTGTCCTGGCCTGAAAGACGTCCCCTGTGACCGAACCGTTCACATGGGTCAGTCTGATGATCCTCGCTGCCCACTTCACCTCACCCTGCCTCCCCCCATGTACCAGCCCGAGCAGGAGCCCCCACCGCAGGATCAGCTCACCTTATCGAGCAAAGACATGTATCTGAGTGCAGCAGAGCTTCAGCCCACAGAGAGCCTTCCCTTAGAGTTCAGTGAT GACCTAGATGTGGAAGGGGATGGTATGCAGGGCCCGCCGTCCCCTCTTCAGTTTGACACGGCCCTGGCACTCGAGGACCAGACTATCAGAGCCATCGCTGAGGCCCCGATGGACATCCTGACTGGAGAAGACCCAGACCAGGTTGACCTGGACGCCTCAGAGAGAGATGTGGATGCCATCATGGATGACCAG gtggggtcagaggtcatgggAGGTGAGGAGGATGCTGCTGGTGGTCAACGCTGCGACAGTTGA
- the pmelb gene encoding premelanosome protein b: MWTSAVLLVLLAAASHSVAKPKNRFTRYPAWNSKMYPVWKDGDPRYKDSWKGGKVTFNVGNDSPTLTGAKVTFTIDLEFPHNQKVQPDGDVVWAEDCTVNGTKYRQSEPVYPTLKTDWEPVFPDGTPLKDDKKPSYVFVWKTWGQYWQVADGPSSSLTIGTDDIPLGSYTMDIVIYHYRSKEKFIPLGYASTQFSITDQIPFAVSLDQVNDIVAGDMRFIQNRAIAFSITLHDPSEYLSNADITFNWDFGDESGALISRELTVTHTYISSGSFRPQVVIQAVIPDKACDPPVDPPTKAPGPHTDQGTTVKAPAMDSVQTVHMAPSDTEEDNSEDEASTASTAQPGQEMSAVAKIPSLIKQEVAADTGLTAGPKRALTLRGRASVLLVSKREAKDKPSDDDCVIYRYGSFCTGIEVFEGIETVQITQMDNAVVESPETVQSVVDITVTCRGSRPREVCSVILDAECLRPIHTVCNMVEPSKECQMVLRHFFNDSGTYCINVSMANDVSLAATSAKLNLEMGPSAVSSSGTVAMLLGVVVLVLAAAIVAYSYKRFKSYRRLKEGLIGSADQKPSSDQSSSRSSIIWNLLNRRGAVDNCPLLQDRPL, encoded by the exons ATGTGGACGTCTGcggtgctgctggtgctgctggcagccgcttcacactcggTGGCAA aGCCCAAAAACCGATTCACTCGTTATCCAGCATGGAACAGTAAGATGTACCCGGTCTGGAAAGATGGAGACCCACGATACAAAGACTCCTGGAAAG GTGGAAAAGTGACCTTCAATGTGGGTAATGACTCACCGACTCTGACTGGAGCCAAAGTTACCTTCACCATCGACCTGGAGTTTCCTCACAACCAGAAGGTTCAGCCGGACGGAGACGTTGTCTGGGCCGAGGACTGCACAGTCAACG GAACCAAATACCGTCAGTCGGAACCAGTTTACCCGACACTGAAGACCGACTGGGAGCCCGTTTTTCCTGACGGGACGCCACTGAAGGACGACAAGAAGCCCagttatgtgtttgtgtggaagacCTGGG GTCAGTACTGGCAGGTGGCCGACGGTCCGTCCTCGTCTCTGACCATCGGGACGGACGACATCCCGCTGGGCTCCTACACCATGGACATCGTTATCTACCACTACCGCAGCAAAGAGAAGTTCATCCCTCTGGGATACGCCTCCACTCAGTTCTCCATCACTG ATCAAATCCCCTTTGCCGTGTCCCTGGACCAGGTGAACGACATCGTGGCCGGGGACATGCGTTTCATCCAGAACAGGGCGATCGCCTTCAGCATCACCCTTCACGACCCCAGCGAGTATCTGAGCAACGCTGATATCACCTTCAACTGGGACTTTGGCGATGAGAGCGGCGCCCTGATCTCCAGGGAGCTGACCGTCACACACACCTACATCAGCTCCGGCTCCTTCAGGCCCCAGGTGGTCATCCAGGCAGTCATTCCTGACAAGGCCTGTGATCCACCTGTGGACCCGCCAACCAAGGCCCCGGGTCCACACACCGACCAGGGCACCACAG TTAAAGCTCCTGCTATGGACTCTGTTCAAACCGTCCACATGGCACCATCAGACACTGAAGAGGACAACAGCGAGGACGAGGCCTCCACCGCCTCCACCgcccagccgggacaggaaATGTCTGCAGTGGCCAAGATTCCCTCGCtcatcaaacaggaagtggcagccGACACTGGACTCACAGCAG GTCCGAAGCGAGCGCTGACGCTGAGGGGCCGAGCTTCGGTGCTGCTCGTCTCTAAGAGGGAAGCTAAAGATAAACCTTCTGACGACGACTGCGTGATTTACCGATACGGCTCCTTCTGCACCGGGATTGAGGTGTTCG agggcATTGAAACGGTGCAGATCACACAAATGGACAACGCTGTGGTTGAATCTCCAGAAACGGTCCAGAGTGTGGTGGACATCACCGTCACCTGCCGGGGAAG CCGTCCTAGAGAGGTGTGCAGTGTGATTCTGGACGCAGAGTGTTTGAGGCCCATTCACACTGTGTGCAACATGGTGGAGCCCTCAAAGGAGTGTCAGATGGTGCTGCGTCACTTCTTCAATGACTCAGGAACCTACTGCATCAACGTGTCCATGGCCAATGACGTCAGTTTGGCCGCCACCAGTGCCAAACTCAACCTTGAGATGG GTCCCTCAGCTGTTTCCTCCTCCGGCACTGTCGCCATGTTGTTGGGTGTTGTCGTACTCGTTCTGGCAGCAGCCATAGTGGCGTATTCTTACAA GCGCTTCAAGTCCTACCGACGTCTGAAGGAAGGCCTGATCGGGTCTGCAGACCAGAAGCCCAGCTCGGACCAGAGCAGCTCCAGATCCTCCATCATCTGGAACCTCCTGAACAGACGAGGGGCCGTCGATAACTGCCCCCTGCTGCAGGACCGGCCGCTGTGA
- the tuba1c gene encoding tubulin alpha-1C chain has protein sequence MVRLVLMRECISIHVGQAGVQIGNACWELYCLEHGIQPDGQMPSDKTLGGGDDSFNTFFSETGAGKHVPRAVFVDLEPTVIDEVRTGTYRQLFHPEQLITGKEDAANNYARGHYTIGKEIIDLVLDRIRKLADQCTGLQGFLVFHSFGGGTGSGFTSLLMERLSVDYGKKSKLEFSIYPAPQVSTAVVEPYNSILTTHTTLEHSDCAFMVDNEAIYDICRRNLDIERPTYTNLNRLISQIVSSITASLRFDGALNVDLTEFQTNLVPYPRIHFPLATYAPVISAEKAYHEQLSVAEITNACFEPANQMVKCDPRHGKYMACCLLFRGDVVPKDVNAAIATIKTKRTIQFVDWCPTGFKVGINYQPPTVVPGGDLAKVQRAVCMLSNTTAIAEAWARLDHKFDLMYAKRAFVHWYVGEGMEEGEFSEAREDMAALEKDYEEVGVDSIEGEGEEEGEEY, from the exons CGTGAGTGTATCTCCATCCACGTTGGTCAGGCTGGCGTCCAGATTGGCAATGCCTGCTGGGAGCTTTACTGCCTGGAACATGGAATCCAGCCGGACGGTCAGATGCCCAGTGACAAGACTCTGGGAGGAGGAGACGACTCCTTCAACACCTTCTTCAGTGAGACTGGAGCTGGAAAGCACGTCCCCAGAGCCGTCTTTGTGGACCTGGAGCCCACTGTCATCG atgAGGTGCGCACTGGGACCTACCGCCAGCTGTTCCACCCTGAGCAGCTGATCACCGGTAAGGAGGACGCCGCCAACAACTACGCCCGCGGACACTACACCATCGGCAAAGAGATCATCGACCTGGTGCTGGACAGGATCCGCAAACTG gccGACCAGTGCACCGGTCTTCAGGGCTTCCTGGTCTTCCACAGCTTCGGAGGTGGCACCGGCTCCGGTTTCACCTCCCTGCTGATGGAGCGTCTGTCCGTGGACTACGGCAAGAAGTCCAAGCTGGAGTTCTCCATCTACCCAGCTCCCCAGGTGTCCACGGCTGTGGTGGAGCCCTACAACTCCATCCTGACCACCCACACCACCCTGGAGCACTCTGACTGTGCCTTCATGGTCGATAACGAGGCCATCTACGATATCTGCCGTAGAAACCTCGATATCGAGCGCCCCACCTACACCAACCTGAACAGGCTGATCAGTCAGATCGTGTCCTCCATCACTGCTTCCCTCCGATTCGATGGCGCCCTCAATGTTGATCTGACAGAGTTCCAGACCAACTTGGTGCCATATCCCCGTATCCACTTCCCCCTGGCCACCTACGCCCCCGTCATCTCAGCAGAGAAGGCGTACCACGAGCAGCTCTCAGTGGCCGAGATCACCAACGCCTGCTTTGAGCCGGCCAATCAGATGGTGAAATGTGACCCCCGCCACGGTAAATACATggcctgctgcctgctgttccGTGGCGACGTGGTGCCCAAAGATGTAAATGCTGCCATCGCCACCATCAAGACCAAGCGCACCATCCAGTTTGTGGACTGGTGCCCCACTGGTTTCAAGGTTGGCATCAACTACCAGCCCCCCACCGTGGTTCCTGGTGGAGACCTGGCCAAGGTCCAGAGGGCCGTGTGCATGCTGAGCAACACCACTGCTATTGCAGAGGCCTGGGCTCGGCTGGACCACAAGTTTGACCTGATGTACGCTAAGCGTGCCTTTGTTCACTGGTATGTGGGTGaggggatggaggagggagagttcTCCGAGGCCAGAGAGGACATGGCAGCTCTGGAGAAGGATTATGAGGAGGTCGGTGTCGACTCTATTGAgggtgagggagaggaggaaggagaggagtaTTAA